The genomic interval TATTCCGGTGCCGCAGCGGAATTCGTGCCCCGTCGCGCGGACTCCATCCGGCGCGGTATCCGCGGCATCACCATGCGGGTCCACCGTCCACGGCGGACATCGTCGTTCTTCGCGAGAGCACCGTCCAACTCCTCATGCCAACCGTCCCCGACCCGCATTCCGGGCAGGGTTTCGACCAGACTTCCGAGCGCGCTACTTCGAACAGATAACGATAGCCCCGGAGTTGCCGGAGTTAGATTAGGTGCAAGATCTCCAGGACTCCAACATTGTCCTCATCCCGGGACGTTCAGTCGGCGATAAGCCGGTATGTCCGATTACCGCTCAGAGTTCGTGCGCTTTGCGCAACCGCGCTTCCAGCCCGTCCAGTACGCACAGCAGACCGAAGTCGAACGCCATCGCGCGGGCCGCGGTCGCGTCCATATCCACCTGTGACCGGTAGTCGGCCAGCATCTCGGGATATTCCCCGGCCAGCTCGTCCATCCGCGCCAGGATCCCCGCGGGATCCATGGTTTCACCGCCGTAAGCCCTGGTGAACGCCACATCCGGAATGACCTGTCCGAGCACGAAGCACATCACCGTGCCGCTGGCCATGTAGATGTCGACGCCGCTGAATCCCGCCTGGACGAACGCTCGCCGCAACCGGTCGTTGAGCCGGAACGCGTTGGGTCCGAGGCTCGGAACCGCACCGATCACCTCCGTCGACCACGGATGGGCGTAGAGCGCCGCCCGCAAGTTGTAGCCGAAGGTGGTCAGCAATTCCCGCCAGGACAATTCCTCGGGCTCCGGCGTCTCCACCATGCCCCAGAACTCGTCCAGCACCAGCTCGAGCAACTGATCCTTGTTGGCGACATACCAGTAGAGACTGGTCGCCCCCGCCCCCAGCTTCGCACCGAGCTTGCGCATGCTCAGCGCACGCGTGCCCTCCGCGTCGAGGAGGTCCACGGCCGCGCGGACGATCTGGTCGCGGCCCAGCCCCGCCGCCTTCGCGGGACGGGGTTCGCGGGTGAAGACCGACGAGAACTGTTTGCTCACGGTACGGATCCTATATCGACTCGCACGCTGTTCGAGTTTGTCGTACAGTGTGCGAGTGGAATCGAACACTGTACGAGACCCCCGTCGCTGGTGGGTCCTCGGCGTCCTCTGTCTGTCCCTACTCGTCCTGATGATCGACGGCACCGTCCTCAACCTGGCCATCCCCTCGATGATCCAGGAACTCGGCGCGACCCCGTCCGACATCCAGTGGATCCTCGACGCCTACGTGCTGGTGTTCGCCGGTCTACTGCTCACCGCGGGCAGCCTGTCCGACCGCTTCGGCCGCAGGAAAATGCTCATCATCGGCCTGACCCTGTTCGGCCTGGCCTCCCTCGGCGCCGTCCTGGCCACCGACCCCTGGCAGGTCGTCGGCGCCCGCGCGGCCATGGGCATCGGCGGCGCACTGCTCATGCCGTCCACCCTGTCCATCCTCATGACCACCTTCGAGGAGGACGAACGGCGCACCGCGATGGCCGCCTGGTCCACCGTCTCCATGGTCGGCATCGTCCTCGGCCCGACGCTGGGCGGCTTTCTGCTGCAA from Nocardia goodfellowii carries:
- a CDS encoding TetR/AcrR family transcriptional regulator; its protein translation is MSKQFSSVFTREPRPAKAAGLGRDQIVRAAVDLLDAEGTRALSMRKLGAKLGAGATSLYWYVANKDQLLELVLDEFWGMVETPEPEELSWRELLTTFGYNLRAALYAHPWSTEVIGAVPSLGPNAFRLNDRLRRAFVQAGFSGVDIYMASGTVMCFVLGQVIPDVAFTRAYGGETMDPAGILARMDELAGEYPEMLADYRSQVDMDATAARAMAFDFGLLCVLDGLEARLRKAHEL